In Scleropages formosus chromosome 6, fSclFor1.1, whole genome shotgun sequence, the genomic stretch AGATGGTATAGATGAGAGGGTTCAGCGAGCTGTTGCAGTAGCCGATCCAGAAGAAGAACTTGAAAAGGGGGTCGGGAAGGGTGCAGGCCTGGGGGCAGATGGCCTGCAGGCTGTAAGAGAAAAAGAACGGGAACCAGCAGACCACAAACACTCCGATGACCACAGCCAGCACGAAGGTGAGCCTCTTCTCTCGGTTGACGAGGGCCTTCCGTCGGGCCGTGTTGGGCGTGCTCTCCGCTCTCACCCTCTGCGCAACCAGAACCGTCCCCCTCGATGTTACGATCATGTCCCTGCTTTGCTGCGCCGAGGGAGGAGGGAGCACTCCCCCACCCGACAGCCTCGCCGCTCTGGAGGGCCCCTGGTCCACCAGCTCGCTGACCTTCTCCATGTCAGATCCTGAACTAGAGCTGTTGCGGTTGTTGTTCTCTGCCCTCCTTGGCCTCTTGCCCTCCTGGTGCCCGAAAGCATCTTGCGGTTGTTCTAGGACAGACGAAGCTGGGGACAGTACGGGTACATGGCCCGGAATCGGGGAAGGTGTCGTAGTTGGAGTCGGGGCGGCGTGAGGAGACGGCGGCTGGAGCTGATCGCACGAGTTAACGGATGGCTTGGCCTGCCGCGTGCCGGGAGGAGCTGGAACGGAGAGACTCGGAGGCCTTGGCACAGTCCTCTTATAGGAAGGCGCTGAGCCACCGTCACCGCTGCCACGCTGTCGTCCCTGAAGCTTCGCCGGCAGCGTCGGAGCGAGTCTTCCGTTCTTCCTGGGCTCGCCGGGCGGGCAGCGCGTGTGACGCTTGGCGATCTGGTAGATGCGCACATAGACTAGGATCATAATGAGGCAGGGGGCAAAGAAGGAGCCGATGGTGGAGTACAGAATGTACCAGCGCTCATCATTCAGCTGGCAGCGCTGTCCATCCTGACTCTTGTTCATGGACAGCAGCGGCGGGAAGGAGATG encodes the following:
- the LOC108933672 gene encoding alpha-2B adrenergic receptor-like, giving the protein MASVLDGPCLPGPGAAGGNLSVGSGSSGTGSLCNQSALKLPPYSPEATAAFATAITVMMIFTIFGNILVIIAVLTSRSLRGPQNLFLVSLAAADILVATLVIPFSLANELMGYWYFRAAWCEIYLALDVLFCTSSIVHLCAISLDRYLSVSQAVKYSARRTPGRIKAAILVVWLISAVISFPPLLSMNKSQDGQRCQLNDERWYILYSTIGSFFAPCLIMILVYVRIYQIAKRHTRCPPGEPRKNGRLAPTLPAKLQGRQRGSGDGGSAPSYKRTVPRPPSLSVPAPPGTRQAKPSVNSCDQLQPPSPHAAPTPTTTPSPIPGHVPVLSPASSVLEQPQDAFGHQEGKRPRRAENNNRNSSSSGSDMEKVSELVDQGPSRAARLSGGGVLPPPSAQQSRDMIVTSRGTVLVAQRVRAESTPNTARRKALVNREKRLTFVLAVVIGVFVVCWFPFFFSYSLQAICPQACTLPDPLFKFFFWIGYCNSSLNPLIYTIFNKDFRRAFKKILYRNRKDTFF